A single region of the Salipaludibacillus sp. LMS25 genome encodes:
- a CDS encoding cation diffusion facilitator family transporter, translating into MLNTLALEKKLLTLSVIGALGFALIGIVWGIISSSQMIFFDGIYSFISVILSMFSLFMAQFITKSDTKRFPYGKEVLEPIAIIVKYTVILILCIIAVVSAIQAILSGGRDISLGFALLYSFISTIGCWLVYVLLNKRKAASGFIMAEANQWKMDTLLSAAVLLGFLIAYFISYTPYAAFISYVDPLMVLLVMGYFLKVPIVEMLKAFREVLDMAPSQFIQKNLKEVTDNIQTHYQIDESILRISKAGNMLFIEIDFILNKESKIKTVADQDKVREEISEQTKNLNYKKWLTVSFTNNKKWAGKVIV; encoded by the coding sequence ATGCTAAATACATTAGCATTGGAAAAAAAATTATTAACATTATCAGTCATCGGGGCTCTTGGCTTTGCACTGATAGGCATAGTATGGGGAATAATAAGTTCATCTCAGATGATCTTTTTTGATGGTATTTATTCATTCATCAGTGTTATTTTATCTATGTTTTCATTATTTATGGCTCAATTTATTACTAAAAGCGACACGAAACGTTTTCCTTATGGAAAAGAAGTACTGGAACCCATTGCTATCATCGTTAAATATACAGTTATCCTAATCTTATGTATAATAGCAGTCGTATCAGCAATACAAGCGATATTGTCAGGGGGAAGAGACATTAGTCTCGGCTTTGCCCTTCTTTATTCCTTTATATCGACGATAGGCTGTTGGCTCGTTTACGTCCTTCTAAATAAACGAAAGGCAGCCTCGGGGTTCATCATGGCAGAAGCCAATCAGTGGAAGATGGATACCCTATTAAGTGCGGCTGTTCTCTTAGGCTTTTTAATAGCCTACTTTATATCTTATACGCCTTACGCAGCTTTCATATCTTATGTCGATCCATTAATGGTCCTTCTCGTTATGGGTTATTTCCTCAAAGTACCAATTGTAGAAATGCTGAAAGCCTTTAGGGAAGTATTAGATATGGCCCCATCCCAATTTATTCAAAAAAACTTAAAAGAGGTTACCGATAACATTCAAACCCATTACCAAATCGACGAGTCTATTTTGCGAATTTCGAAAGCTGGCAATATGCTATTTATCGAAATAGACTTTATTCTTAATAAAGAATCTAAAATAAAAACGGTGGCCGATCAAGACAAAGTCCGGGAAGAAATTAGTGAACAAACTAAAAACTTAAACTATAAAAAATGGTTGACTGTTTCTTTTACAAATAACAAGAAATGGGCAGGTAAAGTAATCGTCTAA
- the yhfH gene encoding protein YhfH, with translation MKKTSRPFKSLSEKTCPECGEPIKELTESYFMECERCLTKKSE, from the coding sequence ATGAAAAAGACGAGTCGTCCCTTTAAATCTTTGTCTGAAAAAACGTGTCCTGAATGCGGAGAACCGATTAAAGAGCTGACCGAGTCTTACTTTATGGAATGTGAACGCTGTCTAACTAAAAAAAGTGAGTAA
- the bglA gene encoding 6-phospho-beta-glucosidase BglA, translating into MGKLPKDFLWGGALAAHQFEGGWDQAGKGPSVVDVMTAGAHGVPRKITDTIEQHEFYPNHEAIDFYSNYKEDIALFGEMGLKCLRTSIGWSRIFPKGDETEPNEAGLQFYDDVFDELIKHGIEPVITLSHFEMPLHLAREYGGFRNRKMVDFFVKFAEVCFKRYKDKVTYWMTFNEINNKMDVNNPLFLWTNSGVMVEEGENAKEVMYQAGHHELLASALAVAKGKEINPNFKIGAMVSHVPIYPYSSNPDDVMLAEEMMRQRYFFPDVHVRGYYPNYALKEFEREGLNVVFEDGDDEILKNGTVDYLGFSYYMSTTVKSDVTNDNTGDIVNGGLPNSVDNPYIKASDWGWAIDPTGLRYVLNRLYDRYQIPLFIVENGFGAVDTVEEDGSIHDPQRIDYLRSHIQALEKAVTYDGVDLIGYTPWGIIDIVSFTTGEMKKRYGMIYVDRDNEGHGSMKRMKKDSFNWYKTVIETNGDNL; encoded by the coding sequence ATGGGAAAGCTTCCGAAAGACTTTTTATGGGGCGGCGCATTAGCTGCCCACCAATTTGAAGGTGGTTGGGATCAAGCCGGAAAAGGACCGAGCGTCGTCGATGTTATGACAGCAGGAGCCCATGGTGTACCAAGAAAAATCACTGACACAATTGAACAACATGAATTCTACCCTAACCACGAAGCCATTGACTTCTACTCAAACTATAAAGAGGATATCGCTTTATTTGGCGAAATGGGGTTGAAATGCTTAAGAACGTCTATCGGCTGGAGCCGAATTTTTCCTAAAGGTGACGAAACAGAACCAAATGAAGCAGGCTTACAATTTTATGATGACGTGTTTGATGAATTAATTAAACATGGTATTGAACCAGTTATTACATTGTCTCACTTTGAAATGCCGCTGCATTTAGCTCGTGAATATGGCGGATTTCGCAATCGTAAAATGGTTGACTTCTTCGTGAAATTTGCTGAAGTGTGCTTCAAGCGTTATAAAGATAAAGTCACATACTGGATGACATTTAATGAAATTAACAACAAGATGGACGTAAATAATCCACTATTTTTATGGACAAATTCGGGTGTGATGGTAGAAGAGGGTGAAAATGCTAAAGAGGTGATGTATCAAGCCGGTCACCATGAATTACTGGCAAGTGCCCTAGCCGTCGCAAAAGGAAAAGAGATTAACCCTAACTTTAAAATCGGAGCAATGGTATCGCACGTCCCTATTTACCCTTATTCATCCAATCCAGATGATGTGATGCTAGCTGAGGAAATGATGAGACAGCGCTACTTCTTCCCGGATGTTCACGTCCGTGGCTACTATCCAAATTACGCCTTAAAGGAATTTGAACGGGAAGGCTTAAATGTCGTGTTCGAGGACGGAGACGATGAGATTCTTAAGAATGGCACCGTTGATTATTTAGGGTTCAGTTATTACATGTCTACGACTGTTAAGAGTGATGTTACGAATGACAATACGGGCGATATCGTAAATGGCGGTCTACCAAATAGCGTGGACAACCCGTATATTAAAGCCAGTGATTGGGGCTGGGCAATCGACCCAACTGGTTTAAGGTATGTGTTAAATCGGTTGTATGATCGCTATCAAATTCCTTTGTTTATCGTAGAAAACGGCTTTGGCGCAGTCGATACCGTCGAAGAAGACGGCTCAATCCATGATCCACAACGCATTGATTATTTGCGCTCCCACATTCAAGCTTTAGAAAAAGCTGTCACGTATGATGGTGTGGACCTTATCGGTTACACCCCTTGGGGCATCATCGATATCGTCTCCTTTACAACAGGCGAAATGAAAAAACGATACGGTATGATCTACGTTGATAGAGATAATGAAGGACATGGCTCAATGAAACGGATGAAAAAAGACTCGTTCAACTGGTACAAAACAGTTATTGAAACAAACGGAGACAATTTGTAA
- a CDS encoding glycoside hydrolase family 15 protein: MKGVALVNYFIGKNQDNNAPISNGNVLAWIQQYDVGCHPVDRITQFFLKYFDMSSSLLDDNGSYVLVKDHNEKVWYDPYGFVQEKLGQIGEIVSLNGTRYVDGYGVYEVVSHKGNTVVKTKTWAPPNTNSLVRSISVKTLRGNQSKASIYPVLHLKNIVQRLDNIFISRISENQWLAVTVFPVIEGISGDIGKAVTGERITIFEHSLLPTPLVFTMPTQLLPGPDYSQPVYQLFAAGESKEQAIRELERTRSEVRQSEQKTLRYWQLRHEQTVDVGPIPEKYDYFWKVSNTLIKMSLQSDGTPIIIGFKPYIGNVWIRDSLWVAATLALAGHLEDAVKALYATLSYLIERPDGNYYFAYNVVTKLPNEHAFENDTTGLILYGIWQVWSLTNESTLLQDMWPIIKQSTEWILNNRDTTGLILPDAGIWETFGPHLDEHFEHMTWTSAISAFGLSKAAIMADAISEHEKANQYREGATELIQAISQHNVHNGIVTRSLESKLLDASVNLFFSEYPIFPKEWLQPTIKAMRQRLEDPFIGGIWRHESLTTEEGDLKPWTGPTFWLGQAFLMANNVNEAWRYFNHNYNNSAFCGLLPELLYSTGRPRGIGLPSYSQSGVIRSLLLYKRLYMPD; the protein is encoded by the coding sequence ATGAAAGGAGTGGCGTTAGTGAATTATTTTATTGGCAAAAATCAAGATAATAATGCGCCTATTTCTAATGGTAACGTACTGGCGTGGATTCAACAATATGATGTAGGGTGTCATCCAGTTGATAGGATCACGCAATTTTTTTTAAAATACTTCGACATGTCAAGTTCTCTGTTAGATGATAACGGATCTTATGTATTAGTCAAAGATCACAATGAGAAAGTATGGTATGACCCTTATGGCTTCGTCCAAGAGAAATTAGGACAAATCGGCGAAATTGTCTCCCTCAACGGTACAAGATATGTCGATGGTTATGGTGTATACGAAGTTGTTTCTCACAAAGGCAATACCGTCGTTAAAACAAAGACATGGGCCCCACCTAACACAAATTCTCTAGTACGATCCATTAGTGTAAAAACCCTCCGTGGCAATCAATCTAAAGCTTCCATTTATCCTGTCCTTCACCTGAAAAACATCGTTCAACGACTTGATAACATCTTCATATCCCGTATTTCTGAAAACCAGTGGCTGGCTGTGACGGTTTTTCCTGTTATCGAAGGGATCAGTGGGGATATCGGCAAAGCTGTTACAGGAGAACGAATCACCATTTTTGAACATAGCCTCCTTCCTACCCCATTAGTTTTCACCATGCCGACTCAACTACTACCGGGACCAGATTACAGTCAACCGGTTTACCAACTATTTGCTGCTGGCGAATCGAAAGAGCAGGCCATTCGCGAATTAGAACGAACGCGAAGTGAGGTTAGACAAAGTGAACAAAAAACATTACGTTATTGGCAATTACGCCACGAACAAACCGTTGATGTTGGCCCGATTCCAGAAAAATATGATTATTTTTGGAAAGTTAGCAATACGTTAATAAAAATGAGCTTACAAAGTGATGGCACACCGATTATTATAGGATTCAAACCGTATATCGGAAATGTATGGATCCGTGATAGCTTATGGGTAGCTGCAACTTTAGCTTTAGCAGGACACTTAGAAGATGCTGTAAAAGCATTATACGCCACACTCAGTTATTTAATTGAGCGCCCTGACGGCAACTATTATTTTGCCTATAATGTCGTGACAAAACTACCAAATGAGCATGCATTCGAAAATGATACAACAGGACTAATTTTATATGGCATTTGGCAAGTATGGTCATTAACCAATGAGTCAACATTGCTCCAAGATATGTGGCCAATAATAAAGCAATCGACCGAATGGATATTAAATAATCGCGATACCACCGGACTCATCCTTCCAGATGCAGGTATTTGGGAAACATTTGGTCCTCACTTAGACGAACATTTTGAACATATGACATGGACATCTGCCATCTCAGCATTTGGTTTAAGCAAAGCTGCCATAATGGCTGATGCTATCTCAGAACACGAAAAAGCTAATCAATATAGAGAAGGGGCAACCGAATTAATTCAAGCCATTTCACAGCATAACGTCCATAACGGCATTGTCACGCGATCACTGGAATCAAAATTATTAGATGCTTCAGTCAATTTATTCTTTTCAGAGTATCCTATTTTTCCAAAAGAATGGTTGCAACCTACAATAAAAGCGATGAGGCAAAGGCTAGAAGACCCCTTCATTGGTGGCATTTGGCGACATGAAAGCTTAACCACTGAGGAGGGAGATTTAAAGCCATGGACAGGGCCAACTTTTTGGTTGGGGCAAGCATTTTTAATGGCCAATAACGTTAACGAAGCTTGGCGGTATTTTAATCATAATTATAATAATAGTGCCTTTTGTGGACTTCTTCCTGAATTACTCTATAGCACTGGTCGTCCAAGAGGCATTGGCTTACCAAGCTACTCTCAATCGGGCGTTATTAGATCTTTGTTGCTGTATAAGCGTTTATATATGCCAGACTAA
- a CDS encoding TetR family transcriptional regulator, whose translation MRHQTNKYDLLIEAAIKVMKEKGFEKASVSQIVKEAGVAQGTFYLYFESKSAVVPAIADKILSALLTEIKERHDQEASIFAIIEMVVDVTFDITEEYHELILFCYSGLAYYDSFGRWEDIYQPYYHWLEDQLAKAQAKGTINATIRLSSLAKMVINVIETSAETYVLANQSMETLNTIKHEIVTFVKSAMTDCHS comes from the coding sequence ATGCGTCATCAAACGAATAAATACGACTTGCTCATTGAGGCAGCAATCAAAGTTATGAAAGAAAAAGGATTCGAAAAAGCTTCTGTATCCCAGATAGTGAAGGAAGCAGGCGTGGCTCAAGGAACCTTCTATTTATATTTTGAATCGAAAAGTGCAGTGGTTCCAGCCATTGCCGACAAAATTCTAAGTGCTCTTTTAACAGAGATAAAAGAGAGACATGATCAGGAAGCCTCTATCTTTGCCATTATAGAGATGGTCGTTGACGTGACATTTGATATTACGGAAGAATATCATGAGCTTATCTTATTTTGTTACTCGGGTTTAGCTTACTATGATTCATTCGGGCGTTGGGAAGATATTTATCAACCTTATTACCATTGGTTAGAAGATCAATTAGCTAAAGCGCAGGCAAAGGGAACTATTAACGCGACAATAAGGCTTTCTTCGCTGGCTAAAATGGTAATAAATGTGATTGAGACTTCGGCAGAAACATATGTTTTAGCTAATCAAAGTATGGAAACACTCAACACGATTAAACATGAAATAGTCACTTTTGTAAAAAGCGCTATGACTGACTGTCATTCATAG
- a CDS encoding PadR family transcriptional regulator translates to MEINKEVLKGHIDTLVLSLLNTNDMYGYELAKLVREKSNAQFTLKEGTLYLSLKRLEKNKWISSYWGDEQGPGGRRKYYKLTPLGEKGFEEKRKEWQFVKTIIDTFLEGENRNETN, encoded by the coding sequence TTGGAAATTAATAAAGAAGTACTAAAAGGTCATATCGATACATTAGTTCTTTCGCTTCTAAATACTAACGATATGTATGGATACGAATTGGCTAAGCTGGTTCGGGAAAAAAGTAATGCTCAATTTACACTTAAAGAAGGGACGCTTTATTTGTCTTTAAAGCGATTAGAGAAAAACAAGTGGATTTCCTCTTATTGGGGGGATGAACAAGGGCCAGGAGGTAGAAGGAAATATTATAAACTGACTCCCCTAGGCGAAAAAGGTTTTGAAGAGAAGCGCAAGGAATGGCAATTTGTAAAAACGATTATAGATACATTTCTAGAAGGGGAGAATAGGAATGAAACAAATTGA
- a CDS encoding permease prefix domain 1-containing protein — protein sequence MKQIDEYVNAIYRHVNGKKEEISDLKHEMRSHLIEAVHELKEQGKSEEEAVRIAIENFGEKPQLIKGLSEFFTMQKRFTRYVLGFALVSLVLASLFLVHALIESKMYREALHAVEEVEIDRQHIMDDIFSVLQSSHDLSNVEEEQLIDVFEKYQEKLNLIAVFRETEVEDWLEENEFVYRKPTTILPIDYSHASIVISNKGIVQNMDQIVPSNYDLGTVVKASTPFVIQYEYKDSYRNIVEEHHQLNYYGPNSLHQLPLLFFVISIVLGVIWVFLEGYSKQLKRVIG from the coding sequence ATGAAACAAATTGACGAGTATGTAAACGCTATTTATCGCCATGTAAATGGAAAAAAAGAAGAAATAAGTGATTTAAAACATGAAATGCGTTCTCACTTAATAGAAGCTGTTCATGAATTAAAGGAGCAAGGTAAATCAGAGGAAGAGGCTGTGCGTATAGCCATTGAGAATTTTGGAGAAAAACCACAACTTATAAAAGGGTTATCGGAGTTTTTTACTATGCAAAAGCGATTTACCCGTTATGTGTTAGGGTTTGCCCTTGTATCACTTGTTTTAGCCAGTTTATTTCTAGTTCATGCTTTAATAGAATCAAAAATGTATAGAGAAGCATTACATGCAGTTGAAGAAGTTGAAATTGATCGACAACATATCATGGACGATATTTTTAGTGTTCTTCAAAGTTCACATGACCTGTCAAATGTAGAAGAAGAGCAACTTATCGATGTTTTTGAAAAGTATCAAGAAAAACTTAATTTGATAGCTGTTTTTAGGGAAACAGAGGTAGAAGATTGGTTAGAAGAAAATGAGTTTGTATACCGAAAACCTACAACTATTCTTCCAATTGATTACTCACATGCATCTATTGTAATCAGTAATAAAGGCATTGTTCAAAATATGGATCAAATTGTACCGAGTAATTATGATTTAGGAACTGTTGTCAAGGCATCGACGCCATTTGTCATTCAATATGAATACAAAGACTCTTATAGAAATATTGTTGAAGAGCATCACCAATTAAACTATTACGGACCTAACAGTCTACATCAGTTACCATTGTTGTTTTTTGTGATCTCTATTGTTTTAGGTGTTATTTGGGTGTTTTTGGAAGGTTATAGTAAACAATTAAAACGTGTAATTGGCTAG
- a CDS encoding MFS transporter — protein MSFLNEKNARYLLAGRTASSLGDSIYQIAVIWYMYELTKSTVFTGIAVACLSIPQTLNFLFGPVIDASDKKKILVHSQLIQFSLMAIVPLGIIFHFENVYLVLIVITLLAFVENYQGTAEVSIVPQIIEKRHVGSFNSFNNSLQEMINLAFTGSFSIIILYVGIRDIYLFNALTFLFACLFFAKIKYSRHANLSKYALKSSQLTISEYKNNLKEGLSYFLSSRLFIISLPFMFANGLMSGVGAILPDFAHFLGNSNYYGFLMFAISIGLLIGSLISPLFMTFKVGTIFIALPLLTAIIWTIALIQPVLYLTFILLSLSMVPFGIMNIVFLTLNQNAVDERLLSRTLSIIDSFLFTTIPIGAVLIGIVASVTSPLMMMYIGATSFLIISLFYFAHPYLRTLPTIENLTLSAKEPS, from the coding sequence GTGTCCTTTTTAAACGAAAAAAATGCTCGGTATTTATTGGCTGGTCGTACAGCTTCATCTCTTGGTGACAGCATTTATCAGATAGCTGTTATATGGTACATGTATGAATTAACTAAAAGTACAGTATTCACAGGCATAGCCGTAGCATGTCTATCAATACCTCAAACTCTTAACTTTCTCTTTGGGCCAGTGATCGACGCCTCTGATAAGAAGAAAATTTTAGTTCATTCTCAGTTAATTCAATTTAGTCTCATGGCTATCGTTCCGTTAGGTATTATTTTTCATTTTGAGAATGTATACCTCGTTCTAATCGTGATAACTCTCCTTGCATTTGTAGAAAATTATCAAGGAACTGCTGAAGTAAGCATCGTGCCACAAATAATTGAAAAGAGGCATGTAGGAAGCTTTAATTCGTTTAATAACAGTTTACAAGAAATGATTAACTTGGCTTTTACAGGATCATTTTCAATTATCATTTTGTATGTAGGTATTCGAGATATTTACTTATTCAATGCATTAACTTTTTTATTTGCATGTTTATTCTTTGCTAAAATAAAGTATAGCCGACATGCAAATTTGTCCAAATATGCCTTAAAAAGTAGCCAATTAACTATTTCTGAATATAAAAACAATCTAAAGGAAGGGCTATCTTACTTTTTATCTAGTAGGCTCTTTATCATTTCACTTCCTTTCATGTTCGCAAACGGTTTAATGAGTGGAGTAGGGGCTATTTTGCCAGACTTTGCACACTTCCTTGGAAATTCTAACTATTATGGTTTTCTAATGTTTGCTATATCGATTGGATTATTAATAGGGAGTCTCATCAGTCCACTATTTATGACATTTAAAGTTGGTACCATTTTTATAGCTTTACCACTGCTCACTGCCATCATATGGACGATAGCACTTATACAACCTGTTCTTTACCTAACCTTTATATTGTTAAGCTTATCGATGGTACCATTTGGTATAATGAACATTGTATTTTTAACACTAAACCAAAATGCCGTTGATGAACGTTTACTTTCTCGAACCCTGTCAATTATCGATAGCTTTTTATTTACAACGATCCCTATTGGAGCTGTTTTAATTGGCATTGTAGCTTCAGTCACATCACCATTAATGATGATGTATATCGGTGCTACATCCTTTTTAATCATTAGTTTATTTTACTTTGCACATCCCTATTTACGGACCTTACCAACAATAGAGAATCTAACATTATCTGCTAAGGAGCCATCATAA
- the aceA gene encoding isocitrate lyase: MSNDKVLQLEKSWQKDERWHGITRPYKAENVFRLRGSITIDYTLAERGCTKLWELLHTEAFVPALGALTGNQAMQQVKAGLKAIYLSGWQVAADANLSGSMYPDQSLYPANSVPEVVKKINRALQRADQIHHMEGHDQIDWFAPIIADAEAGFGGQLNVFELMKSMIEAGAAGVHFEDQLSSEKKCGHLGGKVLLPTQTAVRNLIAARLAADVMDVSTVLIARTDANAADLITSDVDDYDAPFLTGERTAEGFYKTKAGLDQAIARGLAYAPYADLLWCETAEPNIDEARRFAEAIHEKYPGKLLAYNCSPSFNWKAKLDDASIEDFQKELSDMGYKFQFVTLAGFHALNHGMFELARHYKTRGMAAYSDLQQAEFASERHGYTATRHQREVGTSYFDDVAQVVTGGTSSTTALKGSTESEQFQR; encoded by the coding sequence ATGAGCAATGACAAAGTGTTACAATTGGAAAAAAGTTGGCAGAAAGACGAGAGATGGCATGGTATCACAAGACCGTATAAAGCTGAGAATGTCTTTCGTCTAAGGGGATCTATTACGATTGATTACACACTTGCTGAACGAGGCTGTACGAAACTATGGGAGCTTCTTCATACGGAAGCTTTTGTTCCAGCACTTGGTGCTTTAACTGGAAACCAAGCGATGCAGCAAGTCAAAGCAGGCTTAAAAGCGATTTATTTAAGCGGCTGGCAAGTAGCAGCAGATGCAAACCTTTCCGGAAGTATGTACCCTGATCAAAGTCTATATCCCGCTAACAGTGTCCCAGAGGTAGTTAAAAAAATTAACCGCGCTCTTCAGCGTGCTGACCAGATTCATCATATGGAAGGCCATGACCAGATCGATTGGTTTGCGCCGATCATTGCTGATGCTGAAGCAGGATTTGGCGGGCAGTTAAATGTTTTTGAACTCATGAAAAGCATGATCGAAGCAGGTGCAGCAGGGGTTCATTTTGAAGATCAGCTTTCATCCGAAAAAAAATGCGGGCACCTAGGAGGAAAAGTTCTTTTACCGACACAAACAGCAGTTCGTAATCTCATTGCTGCCCGTCTTGCTGCGGATGTAATGGATGTCTCGACCGTCCTGATTGCCCGTACAGATGCTAATGCCGCTGACCTTATCACAAGTGATGTGGATGATTATGACGCTCCTTTCTTAACAGGGGAACGCACGGCAGAAGGCTTTTACAAAACAAAAGCAGGCCTTGATCAAGCGATTGCCAGAGGCTTAGCTTATGCCCCTTACGCTGATTTACTCTGGTGTGAAACAGCTGAACCAAATATAGACGAAGCACGCCGATTTGCTGAAGCAATCCATGAGAAATACCCTGGCAAATTACTCGCATATAACTGTTCACCTTCTTTTAACTGGAAAGCAAAACTAGATGATGCCAGTATTGAAGACTTCCAAAAAGAGTTGAGTGACATGGGCTATAAATTCCAATTCGTAACACTTGCAGGCTTCCACGCCCTTAATCACGGCATGTTTGAACTTGCTCGTCACTATAAAACACGTGGGATGGCTGCATACTCTGACCTCCAACAAGCCGAATTTGCTAGTGAGCGTCACGGATATACTGCCACAAGGCATCAACGCGAAGTGGGCACAAGCTATTTCGATGATGTAGCGCAAGTTGTGACAGGTGGAACATCCTCTACTACTGCCCTTAAAGGCTCCACAGAATCTGAGCAATTTCAGCGGTAG
- the aceB gene encoding malate synthase A → MSTVGKKIKILGERNAAFDDILTEEALHFISCLETRFGKRRKDLLNDRKKLQAAIDEGHTPHFSSEMRSIREGDWTVAPLPPDLLDRRVEITGPVDRKMVINALNSGAKVFMADFEDANSPTWNNCLEGQINLRDAIRGTISFTNESGKHYQLTNDPAVIKVRPRGWHLEEKHLLVDGQRISASLFDFGLYFFHNAKALLEKGSGPYFYLPKIENHREAKLWNDVFVFAQKELGFPQGTIKATVLIETILAAFEMDEILYELKEHSAGLNCGRWDYIFSIIKKFRHWQDVILPDRSAVTMTVPNMRAYSLLAIQTCHKRNVHAIGGMAAHIPAKDNPDINAAAFAKIHEDKEREVKDGHDGTWIAHPGMIQTALDVFNEHMPTANQIHRKREDVTVEGKDLLDVPNGAITEGGVRTNINASIRYIASWLSGRGAAPIDHLMEDAATAEISRAQLWQWLHHPKATLDDGRHVTDEMVRAMIEDEIGKITHEVGKEQFQRGRFPEAKQLLENLIFAKHFEEFLTIPAYEKL, encoded by the coding sequence ATGAGTACAGTTGGCAAAAAGATTAAAATCCTTGGGGAACGAAATGCCGCATTTGACGACATTTTAACCGAAGAAGCACTTCACTTTATTAGCTGCTTAGAAACTCGCTTTGGCAAAAGAAGAAAGGATTTATTAAACGACCGGAAAAAGTTGCAAGCGGCAATTGATGAAGGTCACACCCCTCATTTCTCATCCGAAATGAGGTCTATTCGGGAAGGGGATTGGACCGTCGCTCCCCTCCCCCCCGATTTACTAGATCGAAGGGTAGAAATCACGGGCCCAGTAGACAGAAAAATGGTCATTAATGCGTTAAACTCTGGCGCTAAAGTTTTTATGGCTGACTTTGAAGATGCAAACTCTCCAACTTGGAACAATTGTCTAGAAGGACAGATAAATTTGCGAGATGCGATCCGTGGTACTATTTCGTTTACAAATGAAAGCGGTAAACATTATCAACTCACTAATGATCCTGCCGTCATAAAGGTGAGACCGAGGGGATGGCATTTAGAAGAGAAACATCTTTTAGTTGATGGACAGCGGATATCGGCAAGCTTATTTGACTTTGGGCTTTATTTTTTCCATAACGCAAAAGCGTTACTTGAAAAAGGTAGCGGTCCTTATTTCTACCTTCCTAAAATTGAAAACCATCGTGAAGCCAAACTATGGAATGATGTGTTTGTGTTTGCACAAAAAGAACTGGGTTTTCCTCAAGGAACAATTAAAGCGACAGTACTAATCGAAACGATTTTAGCAGCTTTTGAAATGGATGAGATTTTATATGAATTAAAAGAGCATTCGGCTGGATTAAATTGTGGGCGTTGGGACTATATTTTCAGCATTATTAAGAAATTCCGTCATTGGCAGGACGTCATCCTGCCGGACCGTTCCGCTGTCACTATGACCGTCCCAAATATGAGAGCTTATTCACTTTTAGCGATCCAAACTTGCCACAAACGGAATGTTCATGCCATTGGAGGAATGGCAGCACATATTCCTGCGAAAGACAATCCAGACATTAATGCGGCTGCATTTGCCAAAATCCACGAAGATAAGGAGCGGGAAGTAAAAGACGGCCATGATGGCACGTGGATTGCTCATCCAGGAATGATCCAAACAGCCCTTGATGTTTTCAATGAGCATATGCCCACGGCCAACCAAATTCATAGAAAACGTGAAGACGTGACCGTTGAAGGAAAAGATTTGCTCGACGTACCAAACGGGGCCATTACAGAAGGCGGTGTCCGTACAAACATTAATGCTAGCATCCGATATATAGCCTCATGGTTATCAGGAAGAGGTGCTGCTCCGATAGATCACTTAATGGAGGATGCGGCAACAGCTGAAATTTCTAGAGCTCAGCTATGGCAATGGCTTCACCATCCAAAAGCCACTCTTGATGATGGACGCCATGTGACCGATGAGATGGTCAGAGCGATGATTGAGGATGAAATTGGAAAAATAACGCATGAAGTGGGCAAAGAACAATTTCAGAGAGGGCGTTTTCCTGAAGCTAAACAACTGTTAGAAAACCTTATTTTTGCTAAGCATTTTGAGGAATTTTTAACAATTCCGGCTTATGAAAAACTATAA